The genomic segment ATCTTACTCCTCCgaatttgccaaatttgtcaaatcgCTACCCGTAGATTTTTTTGCAGCTGATTGCGTAGCTTCGTTTTATAAAACTTACCCCAAAAGCGATAATTGCAAAAGTGTAAACTCGTGGATGACCCTTTTCAACATATTTGGCACACACTTTGTCACTCTAGTCTTTCTAGGTAACACATAGATCATTTAGGAGGtaaaatcatcatcaatGACACAATTAACACACAACAAGATATCCAAAATGTTAAAAGGAACGCACAACTGAACATAGATTTGAACGCAAAAGCACTTGATCTATCACTCGACGTTGGTACCAGTCTTAGTAAGAACTCAAACTACACGACATCTGGGGCAACAAAGTCTATTTATTTCCTGGGAGGAAGCGTGGCCAGTCCCCTGGATAATTTTTCGGCATGGTCCGATTCCCTATCTGAACACGCCATGCCCGTCAGAATCACCCTCCAGCCCCTACACCTCATACTGCCCGCACAACTAACCGACTCTTATAATTCAGCCTACCAATACTACGCCACACTGGCGCCAGATTGATCAATCCCACACGCatacatatacatacaCTAAACTTAACTGGAACAAAttggtaaaaattaaatggtGGGCTGGGCGACCGGTTGAGGGGCCCCCCCTTGACCAAGTGCACTGTCTAGAAAGGGAAAGGCTGAATCCCAAGTCACAAATGGCTGTAGGGAA from the Babesia microti strain RI chromosome I, complete genome genome contains:
- a CDS encoding hypothetical protein (overlaps_old_locusTagID:BBM_I03480) yields the protein MQRPKVKAYVSNLKYVDGLEYLGAGYDVIKGNPLGSSDSLLDPGYRYPVITQKSANCPRNNSNCITVNSLLSIPMGVWVRRLSSCAKQERVRSLTQSNNTLDTKNIKNDLKFDVSIESPSPNDEHAFTAAFSFASSFSYDNLMKIATSRGHSIQQNMVYCYKYVTGYSLPVDKLSYSSEFAKFVKSLPVDFFAADCVASFYKTYPKSDNCKSVNSWMTLFNIFGTHFVTLVFLGGKIIINDTINTQQDIQNVKRNAQLNIDLNAKALDLSLDVGTSLSKNSNYTTSGATKSIYFLGGSVASPLDNFSAWSDSLSEHAMPVRITLQPLHLILPAQLTDSYNSAYQYYATLAPD